The nucleotide sequence ATCGGTCCTAAGGGTGAAATGCCGGCCCCAGAGATATATGTACCACCTCTCGCAGCTCCACACACAGGCCGAAGCCTCTCGCTCCCCTGCGGAGTATTTAGTTTATTTAGTAGTATTTAGTAGTATTAGTAGTATTTAGTTAATAAAGCTCGAGATGCAAAGGCGACTGTCCTGATTCCTTCTGACCCCACTTGCTGCAGTACGGCGCCGAGACCTTTCTCGGACGCGTCCGTTGTAACCATAACATCCAGGTCTGGGTCAAAGGGCTGCAGTAGTTCCGCTTCGGTGAGCAGCTTCTTAAGTGTGTTGAAGGTGAGATGCTCTTCCTCGCTCCAAGCGTATGTCTGTCCTTTTTTTAGCAGTCTTCGAAGAGGTTCTAGCACGTGCGCAAAGCGTGGCACAAACCGAGCATAGTATCCTGCTAAACCGAAGAACGATCTCAGCGTCTTTGCATCCTGAGGTACTGGAGCACTGGCGATAGCATCAATCTTTGACTGTAACGGTGCTATCCCTTCACTTGAAACTTTGCGTCCCAGGAACGTAATTTCTGTAGCATCGAAGCAGCATTCGCGGTTTAAAGTCAGTCCTGCATCCGAGATCCGCTTCAGTACAGCACGTAAATTATTGCGATGCTGGCTCGCTGTTTTCCCGAAGACAACGATATCGTCAAGGTAGACGAGTACCCCTTTACACCCTTTAAGTATACTCGTCATCATCCTTTGAAACACCGATGGTGCCGACGCTAACCCAAAACTTACTCTCTTGAAGCGGAAGAGGCCTTCATGGGTAATGAAGGTAGTTAAGCAACGACTTTCTGGGCTTAGCTTCACTTGGTGATACGCGCAAGTTAAATCCAATTTGGAAAAGTGTCGAGCTCCGGCCAATGAGTTTAACAACTCTTCGGCGCACGGAAGCGGATGAGCATCAGCTACGATTGCTTCATTAGGTGTTTTGAGATCCACACACAGCCGAATGGTTTATTAGGTTTCTGAACTACGACGGTTGGAGAGATCCACATTGTGGCGTCGACCCGTTCGATGATATCTTTCTTCTCCAACTCTTGCAGCTCGTCCGATACCTTGCTTTTCAAGCTCAACGGCAGACGACGAAGTTTGGCTGCCACAGGTTTAACATCAGGCTTAACCTGCACTTTGTGTACGAAGCCTTTTGCGAGACCTAGGCGTTCACTGAATAAGTGGCCAAACTCATTCCTCAAGTCCTCTGGAAGTATGTCGGCATCTTTGTAAATACTTGCGCACTTTGAAGCTCTTCCCTGAGTAGCAATGTCCAACTTCCGAATTGCATCTCTTCCTAGCAGGGTTGTCCCCCTTGGTACAACGTGAAACAGGACCGTATCTTCCTTTCCTTGAAACTGTATGGCTGCACGGAAGCATCCTCGAACATAGATCCTCTGGTCATTATAGTCCACGAGTGACGCAGTAGGCTTCTTTAGTGCGTACTTGTGTTTGAATCTTGTGTCGTGGAGAGTTCCTGCCATTAATGATGCTGCAGAACCCGTGTCAACCAACGCATGTAGCACTTCAACTTCAATGGTGACATCCACAAAAATCAGATTTTCTCGTATCTCAGCGAGGTGCACTGGTCGTACCGCGAGAATTTCCTCTTCCTCGACCAATTTCACGTAGGGCCTGCTACGGCACACATTCTTGAAATGCCCACCGCTGACACTTTCCGGACCGCTGACACTTCTGACCCAGTGCCTTGCATCTCTTGTCATTTCGCCAAATGCTGACACGATCCACATCTATAGCAAGCAGGTGTCTGCTTAGACTGTCTGTTGCCAGAAGATGGCTGCGGTTGTGACGACTTGTGCGGTAGACTCCGTTTGGGTTTCCCGTCGACTCGTTGCACGTCCGCTGCATCAGTGGCCTCTACTGAAGCTCTGGATTCATATGGTCGTAAAAATTCATTAGTTGCTGAAGTGGCGGCTGCTATGGTCGTCGCCAAGTTAACTGCCTTCTCCAGTGTGAACGCTTGCCCTTCAACTAGCAAGCGTTCCCTAAGTTGCTGCATTCTTGTTCCTTCTAAGAGTTGCTGCTTAATTGCTTCTTCTTCGAACTGTCCGAAGTTTCACTGCGAAGCCAACGAACGCGGCTCACCGACGAAGAATTTGGTAGTCTCACCCGGTTGCTGCATGCGACCGCGAAATCTGTGTCTTTGAAGTGACACGTTCACTTGTGCTCCAAAACGCTTGTCCAGATGGCTCAATGCCCCTGTGAAGATATCAGTCGTGAGAGTAGTAGTTGACGTTGGAGCCGTAGTAACTGTACTTGAAGACTGCGCATTTGAAGGCTCTAACGAATGAAAAATCCTCTGACCTTCCGCTCCCAAGCAGTGTAGCAGAATGGCTCTTTTCCTGGCCGGCGGGTAGCCATCTCCATCAACAGCCTTTAAGAACGTCAGGAACGATTGTTTCCATTGCTCCCACGGACTTGATGGCTCCCCTGGTGTTGGTAGGAAGGTTGAGGGAGGCAAGAGTCCGGCGAAATTCATGTCGACATGCACGTAAACTGCTTTTAAAATTTTACCATCGTCGCCATAATGTCCTATATCCGAACACGTAGATCAGCGTGACCGTCCGCATCCATTCCATCGTCAACTTCTCTTTATTTCCCCTTCGTCGTTCATACACAACACACTACTCCACGAAAGACTCCCCTACccgcgtattcacacgagcgacatccccacggaagattctagtggaagaaaaagcaaaaacactgctcacggatCCGAAACTCCGTCCCacgttatgttgagcattcacacggtgccggaatatcgggagtgccgtactgcgcacttatcggacgacacttagcagacgacaccatcagtgtcttttcctgtcgtctgctacggaatgtcctgcggctgtgtcgcaggatattccccgtggatatagcagtgtacgtgaagacatgacgttgagcgttggtgctcacgtgacagcagaaagctatgacgttttttcGCATCTTTCGCTCTagcattctggggaatgtccACTCCCAAGGCCCTCTTGCACCGCATTGAGGCAGCTACTCCCATCAGACTGTTCAATTTAGAGTGCTAGAGGACACAGAACATACACTGCGCTCAACTTCACTGCGCGCTTCAAGGGAAATTTTCAGGTGCTTCGGAGTGCCTTAGACAGATTGAGCCACATTCGTTTTCATATTGGGGCACGTGTTCCTTGTATTTTGTAATGGTTACTATTATTTTCTTGATTTATATCTTGATTCCTGCTTTTACCTCCCCAGCTTGGACCATATAATTGACCTGCTGTACCTACTAGGTAAACGTTGTCTCCATTTATGTCACGTGAAGGCTTCTTCGGTTTGCCTTGCGATCCTCGCTCAATGGTTTCTTTGCTTATTTATTAATTTCGCTACTACAGAGCTACTAGCAATGGGCAACCTAGCCACCGGCATGAGATCTATAGGTATATAAAGTCAAGTAGTATAGGTATAAGTAAAGTAGGTATAGGCAAATGTATAAGGTAGGCATAAAGTCGATAAAGAATAATACGGTCAATTAAAACATATTATTCTATAAAGATATAGTAAATAAAAAAGTGAAACATAGCAcgacgcaggcaagctggtggatgagATCCATGAAGGAAATATCACGAGCTCTAAGCGTTAAATGAGAAAAGGGCAGGTGCTCtgtttaaagggaacaaaggtCGGCTTTCTCCGTAAAAAAATGCGAGCCATGTGAATCACTCAGTTTGTTTTCCAATATGTTTCTTTGTTGCCGCATACTACAGTGACTGTACTTAGCACATTTTCTTGATCATTCAATAGTTTTCGCAATCCTTCTACCTTTCATCCACAGCCACAGGGATGGGCATGCTATCCCAGCTGTCCATCTTCCTGTGGAAGAACCTGTACGTCCAGAAGGTAAAGCGCCACTACGTCCTGACCGCGGCAGAGCTGGTAGTGGCGCTAGCAGCCTTCGTCATGGTGGAGAGAGACCGACCCTTGCCACCCGACAACATCCCCTTCCCTCCTTACCTGGCACCGGCCTCCGTGTACAATCAGCAGAGAGAGTTCATACTCAGCAAGCCCAGAAAGGTGCTCTACTTCCCGAACACTCCTGACGTGCAGCTGCTGCTCATGGACGCCTTCCCTGGCATCGAAATTGAGGGCTATGCCAACCACGACGCTATGATTGCGGGCTACCAAACGCAGGCGCCAAAGCCTGACTTGGGGCCCGACCAGAATATTATCACCATACAGATCGACACCTCGACCAACCAGACCAACCTACAGTAAGAACTTTTGTCGTTAGTTGTAGGAGAACCGGACTCCGCAGTGCATCTGCTGGTAGCGTGCCCGCTTATCGATGGTAAGGTCGCGGGTTCGTTACCCGGACGGAGGACGCCGGTAACTGTGGCAGAgtacctagatagagaaagcctgcttactcgtcgacgtgacgtaaccaCTAAGTCAGCCAattaggatcgtgttttcaacggcggtacactcttaaaaatgaacttcacctcatagcacgctcctagccaaccatcatctcgaatgatatcgttatctgccctgatttgttgaaaacaggaggcgtacgcctcccgtttccatcaaatcagggcagataacgatatcattcgacatggtggttggctaggagcatgctatgcggtgaagttcatttctaagagtgtagatccgcccctgacccGTAGTCCACTCATTCTTAGGGAGCCTTCGTTTCGTCACCACTGTTTTCCAGACCTCTTACGTGGTTCAATCCGACTACCAGCCAGTTTCGCTGTCCGTCGTCCTGTTTGAGCCAGTCTTCCCCGCACTCTCTCACAGGCCACGGTCACACTACGTGACAGGCAACgttgcttcctttcttttcttcccctccTTGTTTACTTTTTTTCTCGCATTCTTTCCTAGCTTCACATTTGTTCACTCTCTCTATTTACATGTCACATGGTTATCTTGTATGTTGTGTATATTCATGCATCATATGTTGTACCTTTACACCTGAAGgaatgtagtctgctacatgaaagctagTGTCCATTAAAGAAGTGTTCATTGTTGGTTCTCTTTtgtaagctaaagtacaaagtattggcagaaattgaggaagcagtaaccgggccgatgagtagtgcCACCGCTAGCCTCGAAGTGCGATGCTGGGAAGagatgtagcagacgacgtgtcACGCCCCTCTCGCGCTCCTGGTGCCTGCGACCCCCTTTTCATTCTTTCGTGGTAGTTTGTGGGAAACGGCCACGGTATTAAAGCGGCCTTGTCCTTCCTGCCTTGTCTGTCCATCAACtacattggtgacccggacaaaaCCCGACATGGACCCACCGTCAGCAAACCCCGCCGTTAACGTACCCGGCGCCTTTCCGCCTGCGGCCTCACCGTCCAGCACTGCCCCGCCCACCTCTGCAGCCGTGCAGCATTTCGCCGTTCGGCTTCCCCCCTTTTGGCCCCAGAACCCAGCTGTGTGGTTTTCGCAGGTGGAGTGCCAATTTGAGCTCGCGCACATCACCACTCAGCTCACCAAGTTCCGCCACGTTGTCAGCGTTCTTCCACAAGACATTGCCGCCCAGGTAGTCGATATCCTGTCTGCTCCTCCAGCGAACGCTCCCTTCGATGCCCTGAAGACTGCCATCCAGGAGCGCACTACAGCATCGGAGCGTAAGCGCCTCCAACAGCTTCTGACCGCCGAAGAGCTTGGTGATCGCCGCCCGAGTCAACTCCTCCGCGACATGCAAAATCTCCTTGCCGATCGCGCGGCGGCTTTTGATCCCACCCTCTTAAAGGAGCTCTTCCTGATCCGCCTGCCCGCGAACGTGCAAATGATTTTGGCCACGGCAACCACCCTCCCTCTGCAAGACCTGGCCGCTCACGTGGACAACATAATGGAGGTCTCCCCTCCGCAAGTCGCTGCAATTCCTGCTGCTGCCTCCTTCTCTCACGCCGTTGCGTCTGAACCAGCCACTTGCGCCGCCATTACTGACACCCATCCTTCGAACCTCACGGGTGCTGTGGCGCAGCTCCAAGCCGATCTCGCCCGTCTTTCGACCCTGGTAGTTTCCTCACTCGCCCGCAACGACCCTCGGCGGCGAGGATCAAGATCCCCACGGCGTCGTTACAACAGTCGTCCCCGTTCTCCCGCACCTACGCCACAACAGCCATCCCGTCTCTGCCGTTACCACCGTCGTTTTGGCTCCAGCGCCCAGCACTGCATTCTTCCTGGGCGGAAAACTCCAGCGGAGACCGCTAGTGGCTGCGGCAGTCTCCGGCAATCCAGGCAGCCGACTTTACTTCGTGGTGGACCAGGCATCCCGCACCAAGTTCCTGGTCCACAGGGGCGCCGAAGTTAGCGTGCTCCCTGCCTCTGCCCTCGACAAAAAGCGCCCCCCGCTTTTTCATATCACTGCCGTCAACAATACCGGAACTCCCGTGTACACGCAGCGCTCCCTCACCCTAAACCTCGGACTGCGACGAAACTTCCCATAGTTATTTTTGGTGGCCGCCGTCGACAGAGCCATTTTGGGAGCAGATTTTCTCCATCATTTCCGCCTCACCGTCGACGTCGCCCGCAAGAGACTCGTGGACACGTCCACCTCACTCTCCGTTCCAGCAGCCTCGGCTAGCGACCTTCCCCCTCCGGCCGGCCCAACCATCTCTGCACTTATGTCGCCTTATGCGGCCATCCTGTGCGACTTTCCTAGCCTCACTCGTGCACCGGACGGGACGAAACCTGTGACGCATGATGTCGTGCACTATATCAACACCACTGGTGCACCAGTCTTCGCTCGCCCGCGTCGCTTGGCGCCCGAAAAGCTCAAGATAGCTCGCGCCGAGTTCGACCACATGCTCTCCATTGGTGTCGCCCGTCCCTCTTCTAGGAACTGGTCATCCGCGCTTCATATGGTGCCTAAAAAGACGGGGgactggcgcccatgtggggacttTCGCGCATTAAACATGGTCACAACACCCGACTGGTATCCCGTCCCTAGGCTTCAAGATTTCACCAGCAACCTGCACGGCGCCAAAATTTTCAGCAAAATAGATCTAATGAAAGCTTACCACCAGATTCCCGTCGCTCCAGAGGACATCATCAAGACTGCTATTACGACACCGTTTGGCGCATGCCCTTCGGCTTACGAAATGCGGCTCAAACGTTCCAACGTTTCATCGATTGCGTCGTCCGAGGgcttccttttgtttttgcttatacagtcaaactcctttatagcgaacacctttttaacgaaaataccactacagcaaattttttttacggtcccgctggagcctatcggtccaataatggacatctttttaacgaaaatacctttacagcgaattttttttcctgtcccctgagtttcgttgtaaaggagtttgagtGTATAGACGATATTTTAGTGACAAGCTCCTCGCCTCAAGAACACGAACGCCACCTTCGCCTGCTTTTCCAGAGCCTGGCTGACCACGGCATCGTCGTGAACGTGGCAAAGTGTGAATTCGGTGTCGCCTCCACTGAGTTCTTAGGCCACCGAGTCACCTCTGAAGGCATTGCCCCCCTGGAAGGCAAGGTCAAGGCCATAACCAACTTCCCCCGTCCTGAGTCCCTCCGACAACTGCGCCGCTTTCTCGGTCTTATCCCGCACTGCGCAGAGACCCTACGTCCTCTTGAAGAACTGCTCGCCGGTGGGAAATCTAACATTTCTCCTTTACCGTGGACCCCGACAACCGAGGCCGCCTTCAGCAAGATCAAAGGCACCTCGCCCAGTCGACGCTACTGGTATCACCCGCAACATGACGTCCCAACAGTACTCATGGTCGACGCGTCTAATGTCGCCGTCGGGGCAGTCCTCCAACAGCAGATCGACGGCGATTGGCAGCCCACGGCGTTCTTCTCCAAAGCCCTCCAACCTCCAGAGAGAAACTACAGCACTTTTGGCCGTGAACAGCTGTCTGCCTACCTTGCCGTACGGCATTCCCGGAATTTCTTGGAAGGCCGTCGGTTTTCCATCCTTTCCGACCACAAGCCCTTGACGCATGCCCTCCGTTCCGCCAGCAGTCGGTACTCCCCCCGAGAAATCCGCCATCTCTCCTACATCGCGGAGTTTTCCACTGACATCCAGCACGTCCGTGGGGCGGACAACTCTCCGGCCGACGCATTGAGTAGGCTTGCGCACCTGAACGCCATCGACCCACACTCTCCCCTGAGCTTATCGCCCAGGCCCAGACCTCCGATGACGAGCTCACCCGTTTGCGCGCGTCCAACACCACCTCTCTGAAGCCTACCGACGTCGCCATTCCAGACTCTCGGCTGACGCTGTGTTGCCATACGTCCGGGGCCCAGCCCAGGCCTTTCGTTCCCGCCGGTCTTCGTCCAGCGGTCTTCAATTCCCAGCACGACCTTGCGCATCCCGGCGTAGGCGCGTCCCAGCACATGATCAGCGCACGTTATATTTGGCCCTCGATACGTGCCGATGTTCGGGCTTGGGTCCGCGCCTGCCTGCCCTGTCAACGATCAAAGGTGTACCGAGACACCCGATCGCACCCCATGGCCAGTTTTCCCTTCCCGACACTCGCTTCGACGTGGTGCATCTGGACATAGTGGGCCCCTTGCTTCCGTCATCCAGTTTTCGGTACATGCTGACAGCGATCGACCGGTTCACCCGTTGGCCCGGGGCGGTGCCAATGCCCGACATGACTGCCGAAACTGTCGCCGCTACCTTCCTCAGCATGGATCTCCCGATTCGGCGTTCCGTCTCAGGTCACTACTGACCGCGGCAGACAGTTTGAAAGTGCACTCTTCTCCGCCTTGACCAACTTGCTCGGAACTCCCCGAGTGCGGACGACATCATAACATCCTGCATCCAACGGCATTGTCGAGCGCATGCACCGTCATTTAAAAGCTGCATTCATTGCTCACGAAGACCGAACGTACTAGTCGGCCCACCTGCCCATCGTCCTTCTTGGGCTCTGTGCCGCGCTCAAGCCTGACCTTGGCGCCAGCCCGGCGGAGCTCGTCCATGGCAGAGTCCTGCGCCTGCCCGGAGAATGTTTCGCCCCCTCTTCAAACCAGTGGAATGCATTAGACTTTGTACGGCACCTTCACGAGTTTTTCAGCTCCATTCGTCCTGTCCGACCTGGCCCATCCTCGTCATACAGGCGCTACGTTCCCCAAGACCTCCAGAGCGCCACCCACGTTTTCGTTCGCACTGACGCTATACGGAAATCCCTGACACCGCCTTATTCCGGTCCTCATCCTGTACTTGGTCGCGCCGGCAAGAACTACCGTGTCAATCTCAACGGGACTCACGACATTGAGTGTCGACCGTCTAAGGCCGGCCTACGGTTGAAGCTTGCCCGCCAGTCGTCGCGGCTCTCCCCGACGTCCCGTTCCCCCTTCAACGTCGTCGGCCCGACATTACTCCTCCGTCCCACCAGCCTGCAGCCAAGACCGTTACATGGTCGGACAATTTTGCACTGActccagcggggggggggggcatgtagcagacgacgcgccgctCCGTGACGCAGACGAAGCAAACACCTGTGTCACGCCCCTCTCGCGCTCCTGGTGCCTGCGACCCCCTTTTCATTCTTTCCTGGTAGTTGGTGGCAAACGGCCACAGTATTAAAGCGGTCTTGTCCTTCCTGCCTGGTCTGTCCATCAACTACAGATacatatgacatggtcgctataatctaagAGGTCGTGGCAGAAACAATGCCTGCTGTATTTCTGTAATGCATGACAAGACTGTCGTTCCATACTCTAGTGCCCCTTTCCTGCTCCTCGTCTCCTGcggccctttttttttcagcggcGTTAGTTCTCGAGGGTCGTTCACCATACCAACGCcccctagatacagaaggcctgctcattgcctcctctccctccttcgctgcGTGGACATCAATAGTcaagaattcgtctgctactgcgattcaccgttctgcgaattcaagaacctgCAAGTGACTGCAGCtaacctggaacctgcagacctaaatatttcgGCAAAAAGTACAAGACGCTTTCcggaaaatcagttttgagaaagattgagaccgtttcgCGCTTTATTATAGGTTTTTCTCATGTAGTACGacgggacgttcaatcacaactcgtaGACGACGGTGGTACTTCTCcgtggccacgaccgctgaaagcacgttcgtgattgggtACTGCCGTTGAAAAcgcgatcctgattggctgactcttaactgttacgtcatgtcgacgagcgcgcaggcgtTCTGTATATCTAGGTGTTGACCATACCCCAGGGTCACGAGAACTGTGGTCTGCTACCGGTTCGTCGTTTTTCGAACTGTTTCGATTTTTTCTCGAATTGAAGGCTCTTGCCGCAACGCGAGGCCAAAAATTGCTGGCTATTAGAAACAATCGCCACAAATAATTGTCAGTGAATTtaactgaaatattttgcacggtagACATTAGACTGTAGGTAGACTGTAGGCATTAACTGCACATATATGCTGTACGTATATACCCTACATATTTTGTGCGCATATGTAGTCTTCTACATGGTGTACATAAAGGTTTATGCAAGTTTGTATAGCATATTGTACGTGTATTGTGTGGTAGTCGCCATGGAAGTCTGAAGCGTGGATAGCACCTGGATAGTACGGCAGCGTAACAGAAGGGGGTGACGGCACTTTAAAACGTTTGGCTTCGGTCCAAACTGGTGCACATTTGTCGGAGCTCACGAAGTTGCTCACACGGAAGGAGATACGTAAACAAGGCAAATGTCGACGACGTTCTTGCTCACGATCGTGACGAGGGAGGGGGCTTACAGCAGGAGAGTTTGGTGAACATTACATTTTTCCATTCGCAGGTACATCATAGGATTCTACGACAACACCAACTTCCTGTCACGGCGTCTCAAGAACAACCCAGTCTTCGAACCCCTCCCAGACGCAGTGACCCAGCGGGTGACCACAGCGTTTGCGCAGATAGCCGTCAACCGAGCGCACCGCAAGATGGTCCAATCACGATCGAAAGGCGTCACTGCACCAAGCTTCGAGGTAGCCATCCAACGGCTCCCGGAGGGACCGCATCCACTGGAGTCGGAGAGTCGACGTAGCTTCATGGCCACGAGGATAGGCCTGGCATTCATCTTGCCCTTTTGCGTCTTCATTACGCGCCTGGTCAAGGAGACGCACACGGGCATGAAAGAGAATATGCGTCTCATGGGCATGAGGGACTTTGCCTACTGGATGGGATACTACCTGACTGCTATCATCTTTGGCATGATTATGAGCACGCTCATCATCGCGTACATGTCCTTCGTCCCTTATCACAATCAGAGATTTCTGGACGGCACCAGCAAGACCGTTGTAATCGTtatcttcttcctcttctgctTGCAATATGGCAGCTTAGCCATGTTTCTGTCGCTCTTCTTTACAAGCATACCGGCGTCCATTGTGTTCTCTTTCGGATTTTGGTTGACATCTTACGTGGTGCCCACGGGGACGCTCGAGGTCTGGCATGGTTACTCTGCCCATTACCTGTTGCTGAGCCCGAGGACCAAGCTTGTGAGCTCTTTCTTTCTCCCCTGCATGGGTCCCCACTGGTGCTTCAGAATCATAGGGTGCGCGAACCTCGTCGGCGAAGAGTACGGTTGGGGTTCCGTTTTCTCACCAGTACTCAAACGGGATAACGTCTCCATGATCAGGATTTGGATTGCGATGCTGACAAGCACAATTTTGCAATGGGTACTGTTGTGGTACT is from Ornithodoros turicata isolate Travis chromosome 8, ASM3712646v1, whole genome shotgun sequence and encodes:
- the LOC135367526 gene encoding uncharacterized protein LOC135367526, producing the protein MNFAGLLPPSTFLPTPGEPSSPWEQWKQSFLTFLKAVDGDGYPPARKRAILLHCLGAEGQRIFHSLEPSNAQSSSTVTTAPTSTTTLTTDIFTGALSHLDKRFGAQFEEEAIKQQLLEGTRMQQLRERLLVEGQAFTLEKAVNLATTIAAATSATNEFLRPYESRASVEATDAADVQRVDGKPKRSLPHKSSQPQPSSGNRQSKQTPACYRCGSCQHLAK